Proteins from a single region of Haloterrigena alkaliphila:
- a CDS encoding thiamine pyrophosphate-binding protein: protein MDVSQAVVERLAADGIDTVFGIPGKQTLPLNEAIGRRDDVRYVMARHETAVSHQAWGYAETSGRPAATVVVPGPGDMNAMNGLKNAYNDCTPLVHLAVETDPELRGGDGIHETPPETYDTVVKANRLVEAPERTAVVLEEAIAVAQTPPKGPVRVGIPKSFLSMDVPVATAGEYSRAFVSGVPEREIETAADLLADANEPIIVAGGGVRAAGASDHLRRVADRLGAPVVATYKGKGVLPDGDGGCVAGTLSGSASPELLDLLADADAALGVGTDFDAVATRAWDVDVPGTLVHVTLAADDLATGYEPTVGIVADAGEALAALEDALADRELSAGDAVERAAAVRAAASDRLEDLRTSSPPLTSVAALEAVREAVPREAIVAADAGGFRVWALNAFEAAGPRSYVNPGSWASMGTGLPSGIGAQLANPDENVVVLTGDGGLMMCVHELHTAVAEGLPLTVVVFANADYAIISDEAERSYDLGAGAYDWADAPIDFTALAESVGMRAERAETPSEVRSALESAIDADEPTLLEVPTDPDEPQAGDWMAE, encoded by the coding sequence ATGGACGTCAGCCAGGCGGTCGTCGAGCGACTGGCGGCCGACGGGATCGACACGGTCTTCGGCATCCCCGGGAAGCAGACGCTGCCGCTGAACGAGGCGATCGGTCGACGGGACGACGTGCGGTACGTGATGGCTCGCCACGAGACCGCGGTCAGCCACCAGGCGTGGGGCTACGCGGAGACCAGCGGCCGGCCGGCGGCGACGGTCGTCGTTCCCGGCCCGGGCGATATGAACGCGATGAACGGGCTGAAGAACGCGTACAACGACTGCACGCCGCTGGTTCACCTCGCCGTCGAGACCGACCCGGAACTCCGCGGCGGCGACGGCATCCACGAGACGCCGCCGGAAACCTACGACACCGTCGTCAAGGCGAACCGACTCGTCGAGGCGCCCGAGCGAACGGCCGTCGTCCTCGAGGAGGCCATCGCGGTCGCGCAGACGCCCCCGAAGGGGCCCGTCCGCGTCGGGATTCCGAAGTCCTTCCTCTCGATGGACGTCCCCGTCGCGACGGCCGGGGAGTACAGTCGGGCGTTCGTCTCGGGCGTCCCGGAGCGCGAGATCGAAACGGCCGCCGACCTGCTCGCCGACGCGAACGAGCCGATCATCGTCGCCGGCGGCGGCGTCCGCGCTGCGGGGGCGAGCGACCACCTCCGGCGCGTCGCGGATCGCCTCGGCGCGCCCGTCGTGGCGACCTACAAGGGGAAGGGCGTCCTCCCCGACGGCGACGGCGGCTGCGTCGCCGGCACGCTCTCGGGGAGTGCGTCGCCGGAACTGCTCGACCTGCTCGCGGACGCCGACGCGGCGCTCGGCGTGGGAACGGACTTCGACGCCGTCGCGACCCGCGCGTGGGACGTCGATGTACCCGGGACGCTGGTCCACGTCACGCTCGCGGCCGACGACCTCGCGACCGGCTACGAGCCGACCGTCGGAATCGTCGCCGACGCCGGCGAGGCGCTGGCGGCCCTCGAGGACGCCCTCGCCGACCGCGAACTCTCGGCTGGCGACGCCGTCGAACGCGCCGCGGCAGTTCGGGCGGCCGCGAGCGACCGACTCGAGGACCTGCGCACTTCGTCGCCGCCGCTCACCTCGGTGGCCGCGCTCGAGGCCGTCCGCGAGGCGGTTCCGCGGGAGGCGATCGTCGCGGCCGACGCCGGCGGCTTTCGGGTCTGGGCGCTGAACGCCTTCGAGGCCGCGGGGCCGCGCTCGTACGTCAATCCGGGCTCGTGGGCGTCGATGGGGACCGGGCTACCCTCGGGGATCGGCGCCCAGCTCGCCAACCCCGACGAGAACGTGGTGGTCCTCACCGGCGACGGCGGGCTCATGATGTGCGTCCACGAACTCCACACGGCCGTCGCCGAGGGGCTCCCGTTGACCGTCGTCGTCTTCGCCAACGCGGACTACGCGATCATCAGCGACGAGGCCGAGCGAAGCTACGACCTCGGGGCCGGCGCCTACGACTGGGCGGACGCCCCCATCGACTTCACCGCGCTGGCCGAGAGTGTCGGAATGCGAGCCGAGCGCGCGGAAACGCCGTCCGAAGTTCGATCGGCCCTCGAGTCCGCCATCGACGCCGACGAACCGACGTTGCTCGAGGTGCCGACGGATCCGGACGAACCGCAGGCCGGCGACTGGATGGCCGAGTAG
- a CDS encoding CBS domain-containing protein, with amino-acid sequence MEDIFVGRIMSASLHTVTSDTLVEETAQLMLDNGIGSAVVVDDDNRLEGILTNTDFVRIVAERKPKDQTPVSEYMTEDVVTVTAQDSIRDAADAMVEHGFHHLPVVDEEEGVIGMVTTTDLAAYLSREETPSPE; translated from the coding sequence ATGGAGGATATTTTCGTCGGACGCATCATGTCCGCGTCGCTGCACACGGTGACGTCGGACACGCTCGTCGAGGAGACCGCCCAACTGATGCTCGACAACGGGATCGGGTCGGCGGTCGTCGTCGACGACGACAATCGACTCGAGGGAATCCTGACGAACACCGACTTCGTCCGGATCGTCGCCGAGCGCAAACCGAAGGACCAGACGCCGGTCTCGGAGTACATGACCGAGGACGTCGTCACGGTCACGGCCCAGGATAGCATCCGCGACGCCGCGGACGCGATGGTCGAACACGGTTTTCACCACCTCCCCGTCGTCGACGAGGAAGAGGGGGTCATCGGCATGGTCACGACGACCGATCTGGCGGCGTACCTCTCCCGCGAGGAGACGCCGAGTCCTGAATAG
- a CDS encoding APC family permease, translated as MGVGAAIALLIGTALGMSIFLVPTQMAAEAGPSIVIAILVAIIPMSLGVLQLLQLGGAIPVAGGAYVYGSRLVGPYWGFLNIMLPVVAVWAYLLFAALGFAQYLPYLLELLETGIQIPEVAAVMAILAFFLLVNYVGIQMAARAQIALVAVLIAGMLTFIVGGFASFDIGNFEPMFPDGEGQPFEEGLAPFFLAIVLLYIPFQGFAMIIEIGEGLENPTKNIPRVLAVGMTFVAVLSIAIVLALIGGASWEAAVGPDGEPVDGALAAVADAFGTVPTAGLVLIAVAALVAAATTVNTLYTSYSRTVMRASRDNLLPGFFAGIHDRFDTPHRAVIFMGVPPLAVAPFVGYLDELTGPAFLDWLVVVVTGTFLSFMIGGIALWNLPKTFPQRYEYSVYKLPLPVLKLVAVGNVLVSFVFMLLVAASAPTALAFVAVFALVSSIGYVYRVRSSTQAGTDLRKEMSVLHQHEGGDGETADRTD; from the coding sequence GTGGGAGTAGGGGCGGCGATCGCACTGCTGATCGGGACCGCGCTGGGGATGAGTATCTTCCTCGTGCCGACGCAGATGGCCGCCGAGGCCGGGCCGAGCATCGTGATCGCCATTCTGGTCGCGATAATTCCGATGTCGCTGGGCGTCTTGCAACTGTTACAACTCGGCGGGGCGATCCCCGTCGCCGGCGGGGCGTACGTCTACGGCTCTCGCCTCGTCGGTCCGTACTGGGGCTTTCTCAACATCATGCTGCCGGTCGTGGCCGTCTGGGCGTACCTGCTGTTCGCCGCGCTCGGCTTCGCCCAGTACCTGCCGTACCTCCTCGAGTTACTGGAAACGGGGATCCAGATCCCGGAAGTCGCCGCGGTGATGGCGATCCTCGCCTTCTTCCTGCTGGTCAACTACGTCGGCATTCAGATGGCTGCACGGGCCCAGATCGCGCTCGTCGCCGTCCTGATCGCCGGCATGCTGACGTTCATCGTCGGCGGCTTCGCCTCGTTCGATATCGGGAACTTCGAGCCGATGTTCCCCGACGGCGAGGGCCAGCCCTTCGAGGAGGGGCTGGCGCCGTTCTTCCTCGCGATCGTCTTACTGTACATCCCCTTCCAGGGGTTCGCGATGATCATCGAGATCGGCGAGGGACTCGAGAATCCGACGAAGAACATCCCGCGAGTCCTCGCCGTCGGGATGACGTTCGTCGCCGTGCTCTCGATCGCCATCGTCCTCGCGCTGATCGGCGGCGCGTCGTGGGAGGCGGCCGTCGGCCCGGACGGTGAACCCGTCGACGGTGCGCTCGCGGCCGTCGCGGACGCGTTCGGAACCGTCCCGACCGCGGGACTGGTACTCATCGCCGTCGCGGCGCTGGTCGCCGCGGCGACGACCGTGAACACGCTGTACACGTCCTACTCGCGGACGGTCATGCGCGCCTCGCGCGACAACCTCTTGCCCGGCTTCTTCGCCGGGATCCACGATCGGTTCGATACGCCCCACCGGGCGGTCATCTTCATGGGCGTTCCGCCGCTCGCCGTCGCGCCGTTCGTGGGCTACCTCGACGAGCTCACCGGCCCCGCGTTCCTCGACTGGCTGGTCGTCGTCGTCACCGGGACCTTCCTCTCCTTCATGATCGGCGGCATCGCGCTGTGGAACCTCCCGAAGACGTTCCCGCAGCGCTACGAGTACTCGGTCTACAAACTGCCACTGCCGGTGCTCAAGCTGGTCGCGGTCGGGAACGTCCTCGTCTCGTTCGTGTTCATGCTGCTCGTCGCGGCGAGCGCGCCGACGGCGCTGGCGTTCGTGGCCGTCTTCGCGCTCGTCTCGTCGATCGGCTACGTCTACCGCGTCCGATCCTCGACGCAGGCGGGGACCGACCTCCGGAAGGAGATGTCGGTGTTGCACCAGCACGAGGGCGGCGACGGCGAGACCGCCGACCGAACCGACTGA